The genomic DNA TCTGTTATCTCAATTTCGAACATCGTTGCAGGGAGGTCCTTTGCCGCCAGACCATTCAGAACCATTTCGTCGATATCGCCGGCCTCCAATTCGCGCGGTGAAACGTTCATCGTCACACGAACATCACGACAGTCAGCTTTCACCAAGGCGTCGATAAAAGCGCAACATTCGGAAAATACAGCTTGAGTTAGCAGCTGGAGCATTCCGGTTTCGCGTGCCGCTGTCATGATTTCGGGCGGAGAGATGGAACCGTGAATCGGATGGGACCACCTTAGCAACCCTTCAAAACCGATCACAGCTTCGGTGTCGAGTCTTACGATTGGCTGGAACCAAGGGCCCAAGCTTCTCGTCTTTATCGCCGAATGAAGATCGCGTTCGATTGACTGGCGGCGTTGCAGTTCCCGGTCGAGCTCGGCATCGAACAGGCAAAATTCGTTCCTGCCACGGCGCTTAGCTGTGTAAAGGGCGATGTCCGCCCGCAACAACATTTCCGTCAGCCCCGGGTTTTTAGCCGAGTATATTCCTATGGATGCCCCGATCCGGACGGAGGCGACGCCAGGATAGGGGCGAGCAAGCTTGGATATGAGATTGGATGCGAGATTGCTGGGAGAAGGCGAATTTCTAAGCGAGGAAAAAACCAGCACGAATTCATCGCCACCGATGCGGGCGAGCGTTGAGCCCTCCGGTGCTTCTTCCTCTATTCGGCGGGCGATCCTGGCAAGCAGCTCGTCACCCGTACGTGACCGTAGGTATCGTTGACAGATTTGAACCCATCCAGATCAATCAGCATGGCCACAAAGGGCCCATCAGTGTTCTCAAACTGATCGATTGCATGTTCGAGGCCGCGCCTGTTGAGGAGCGCGGTAAGATGGTCCTCCCTGGAATTGCGCTCCATTTCCGCGGCAAGCCGCTCGGCTTGATGTCTCAGGCGGCTCGCGTCACGGAAGCGCGCTTGTCCAACGAACGAGGCTCGAGCCAGGCCGCCCTCGAAAAGCAGGACGGCAAAAGCCAGAATGTAGTTTTCCAGGGTTCCCTTCGTCAGCAAGCATGCGGCGGCAATGAGGAGTGGCGGTGTGATGAAGTATATCGCTGCCGCAGCATATGAGCTGCCGTACGTGACCGCGCCAGCTGAAATGCCCGCCAGAAGGGCCTGCACGGTCAAAATCAGCCCGGACAGCACAATGCTTATCGGCATTGAGACGAAAAGGCCTGCCCTCAGATCAGCGAGCTGGTCCTGAAGGATTCTCGCCTCCAGCGGA from Mesorhizobium sp. M1E.F.Ca.ET.045.02.1.1 includes the following:
- a CDS encoding diguanylate cyclase; this encodes MPISIVLSGLILTVQALLAGISAGAVTYGSSYAAAAIYFITPPLLIAAACLLTKGTLENYILAFAVLLFEGGLARASFVGQARFRDASRLRHQAERLAAEMERNSREDHLTALLNRRGLEHAIDQFENTDGPFVAMLIDLDGFKSVNDTYGHVRVTSCLPGSPAE
- a CDS encoding bifunctional diguanylate cyclase/phosphodiesterase; its protein translation is MCQRYLRSRTGDELLARIARRIEEEAPEGSTLARIGGDEFVLVFSSLRNSPSPSNLASNLISKLARPYPGVASVRIGASIGIYSAKNPGLTEMLLRADIALYTAKRRGRNEFCLFDAELDRELQRRQSIERDLHSAIKTRSLGPWFQPIVRLDTEAVIGFEGLLRWSHPIHGSISPPEIMTAARETGMLQLLTQAVFSECCAFIDALVKADCRDVRVTMNVSPRELEAGDIDEMVLNGLAAKDLPATMFEIEITEESPVDPDRVDEKLGRLSHAGISIALDVFGTGFSTLASLKDSRIRKVKIDQGFIRGLAKSREDRLLVKTVIDLGRTLGIEVMAEGVETEADRQTLHKLGCKTAQGFLFSKAVPLSQALGLAVKERQEL